A stretch of DNA from Spirosoma endbachense:
GAGAATTCGTTTCGCATTACAAGCGTCTTGTTAAAATGGTGTCTTTTTTTACGGTTAAATATTGAGCCGTTTCTAAAAAAGCGCCATTGGTTAAATATCCAAATTGATAAGAATAGCTTTTTCCATTCTTACCCAAAGCTGTCATTTGATATGATCCATCAATACCCAAAATTTTGTTCTCAAACAAAGTCCCTTTTGCTGTTTTCATGTTAGCAATAGTGCCGATTTGACCGGAATCGATTCGGGTATTTTGGTATTTACCATTTATCTGAGTGCTCTGTACTACAAAGACTTTGACAGAAATAAGATCGGTTCCTGTTTGATTTTCAATGTATATATCGATAGAGTCTCGACCAGAATAATCGCTTGGCGAAATACAGCTACCGACAACTATTGCCAGAAAAGCACAGATAATCGTTTTCATAAACGCTTTACTTACTTTTCCGTTGCTCAACCAGCGTGCTGATTTCAGCGGCTGTTTTGTAGACCCGCTGGCCCTTACGAACCATTGTGCGAATAAACTTCGGCCGTTTTTTCGTTTCCTCAAAAATCTTGCTGATGTATTCACCCAGAAACGAAATGCCAAGCAGATTGATCCCACCGAAGAACATCACCAGAATGATAACGGTCGATATGCCCGCCGGGGTTTCAGGGAAAAATACGAATTTAGCCAATATCTGCCACAGAATACCCAGAACAGACAGGCCCGTTAGCACAAATCCCGCGTAGGTCATTAACTCAAGTGGAGCAAAACTGAACGAGAAAATGGCTTTTTTTGCCCACCAGATGTTCTTCGTCCAGTTGTTGGTCGATACGCCAAACATGCGTTCGGGCCGAACGTAATCAACCCCGGTTTGTTTGAAGCCTACCCAGGCCCGCAATCCGCGCAGAAACTGTTCGGTTTCGGGCAGATTGACCAGTTCACGAACTACCTTCCGATCGATCATCGAAAAGTCGCCCGCATCAACCGGAATATTGATATAGGCCGTTTTCCGAAACAGCCGGTAAAACTGCTTGTAGAAGAAATGAACGTGAGGAGCCATTTCGCGCTGCACCCGAACGCCATAAACCACGTCGAAGCCCTGCTGCCATTTTTCGTAAAACTTCGGAATGACTTCGGGCGGGTCCTGTAAATCACCATCCATGAGCACCACCGAGTCGCCGGTAGCAATTTCCATTCCACTCAGGAAGGCCGATTGCGACCCGAAATTACGCGAGTGCTTAATGGCAATTACGTTCGGATCTTTGGCGCAAATTACGTCCAGTACTTCGTCGGTATTGTCGGGTGAATTATCGTTGACGAAAATAATTTCGTAGCGCACCTTCATTTCATTGAAGGTTTTAACCAGCCGTTCATACATAAACGGAATGGCCTGCGCGTCTTTATAACAGGCAATAATTGGTGAGATGACCGGATTGAGCGTTGGTGTGTTGAACGCTGGAATTACGCGACTTTCGTAGTCATGTGAAATCTGCCAGTCGGCAGTTTGACGCAGACCGTCGCTGAGCGTAGTGGATGCTTTCCAGCCAAGATCAGCCTCAGCCGCTGTTGGATCGCCATACCAGTCGGCAAGGTCCCAGTTGCGGTTGTTCATACTACCCCAAACCGGTTCCAGCTTAAGGCCAAAGGTTTGCCGGGCCTCATCGACCAGCTCCCGCATGGTCGTTTTCTGACCCGTAGCGATGTTATACGACCGGCCGCTTATTGCCTTATTGACCCGTAATGCAGCTTGCACAAAGGCGTCGACGCAGTCATCTACATACACGAAATCGCGGCTAATATCAGGCGAAACCAGCGGGGGTAATTTGCTCTGACGAGCTTCTTCGATCAGTCGCGGAATGAGCCGATCGGGCTCTTCCCAGCCACCATAAATCGAGTAAAGCCGTAAGTTAAGGGTGTTAAGGTTGTGTACTTTGGCGTAATAGTCGAGCGTATAAGCCGCCGATACTTTCGAAACGGCATAATGGCTGTTAGGTTCTACAGGATCGGTTTCTTTGGGGGCTGTGCAGTTGAACCCATACTCTGAACTGCTTCCGGCATGAATGTAAACCATGTCGGTCGAGCAGTTTTCCAGAATGTTTACTGTACCCAGTACATTGGTTTCGTACGTCAGCCCTACATTTTTCTGTTTACTGTAAGCACCATAAGCCGCCAGATTAAAGATCGTTTTGGGTTTGATTTTCCCAAAGACGTCCTGTACGGAGGTATTTGACAGAATGTCGCAGTGGACAATATTTTCGGCCGGGACATCGAGCAGTTTTAGCCTCCAGGCTTTTGTTGCGTCGTGCGTAAGAGCGAAAACATCTTTACGTACGCGAAATAACTGTTCAAACAGATTCGCGCCAATGAAGCCACTGGCTCCGAAAACAACGATAGGGCCCTGCAGTCGGGCGATTTTTTCTGGTAGCAAAATGGGGGCAGACTGATTCATTCAGGCCGCAATATTACGGCAAAAGGGTGGATGTGTCGTATTGAAACGCAGTTTTATAGCCAACGGCAACGGAATCGGCAACTACTTTAGGCTACCTGAACGGACAAATACCGCTCAGTAACTTCTGCATGAGCCTGTTCATACTGAGCAGGCGTCATGGGTAGGTAATGCCATTCGAGCCGGTTTTCCATGTAAGATACGCCTTTGCCTTT
This window harbors:
- a CDS encoding NAD-dependent epimerase/dehydratase family protein, whose amino-acid sequence is MNQSAPILLPEKIARLQGPIVVFGASGFIGANLFEQLFRVRKDVFALTHDATKAWRLKLLDVPAENIVHCDILSNTSVQDVFGKIKPKTIFNLAAYGAYSKQKNVGLTYETNVLGTVNILENCSTDMVYIHAGSSSEYGFNCTAPKETDPVEPNSHYAVSKVSAAYTLDYYAKVHNLNTLNLRLYSIYGGWEEPDRLIPRLIEEARQSKLPPLVSPDISRDFVYVDDCVDAFVQAALRVNKAISGRSYNIATGQKTTMRELVDEARQTFGLKLEPVWGSMNNRNWDLADWYGDPTAAEADLGWKASTTLSDGLRQTADWQISHDYESRVIPAFNTPTLNPVISPIIACYKDAQAIPFMYERLVKTFNEMKVRYEIIFVNDNSPDNTDEVLDVICAKDPNVIAIKHSRNFGSQSAFLSGMEIATGDSVVLMDGDLQDPPEVIPKFYEKWQQGFDVVYGVRVQREMAPHVHFFYKQFYRLFRKTAYINIPVDAGDFSMIDRKVVRELVNLPETEQFLRGLRAWVGFKQTGVDYVRPERMFGVSTNNWTKNIWWAKKAIFSFSFAPLELMTYAGFVLTGLSVLGILWQILAKFVFFPETPAGISTVIILVMFFGGINLLGISFLGEYISKIFEETKKRPKFIRTMVRKGQRVYKTAAEISTLVEQRKSK